The DNA window GCAGCTTTCGATTTGCCGATGTTAAATATCTGACCACCAGGACCACCAGCACCTGACATCCGGCCGAGCAGAAAGTACATCGCCAGAATCATCACGATCAGGAAACCCCAGGTGCTTATCATACTGCCTATGTCATTTCGACTCTCAAACTTGTAGTCGACCTTCTCATTGTCTGGCACTCCCTGTTGCATCTGATCGAGGTCCTTCTTGAACGACTCGGCAGATGCGATCTGGAACTGGAAGTGTGGACCGTGGTTCGTTCCGAAGTACGGCTTGTCGGCAAACATAGTCCGGTACTTGGGGCTTTGCGCGGCTTGCTGGGTCAGCGATACTTCGGCGATGCGGTCGTTAACGACAACGACATCAGCGACCTCTTTATCTTTTACCATCCGTTCAAACCGTTTCTGCGAAATCTCGCGCACGGCAGAACTCTTGTTAAAAAACGTAATACCCAGAATGGCGGCAATCAGCAGAGCGACAATCCAACCCTGAAAATTGGGCTTACGACTTCCTCCGCGTGGCAACATTGAATTCTTATTGTTGTTTTCTGACATTTCCTCAGGCTGTACGAGCGGATTTAAAAAAGTAACACCGCGTGAGCGGCTAATGTTTCCCGGCTATGCTAGTTGGGACAAGCGGTTGATCGTACTTGGGAGCGGCTGAAAACAACGCTGGCATTACCCTCAGGCAGCCACTTGCGTATCTTCCGCAATTCGCTGAATTTCAGCGTCTCCCCACAACTGTTCAAGATCGTAGAACTCCCGGCGATCTTTTTTGAATACGTGCGCTACCACGTCTACGTAATCGAGCAGAATCCACTCACGATTCAGCTTCCCTTCCTTGTGCCAGGGGTCCTGCTTGCTGAGTTTGTAGACCTCTTCCTCAACTGAGGTCGAGATAGCGTCAATCTGCGTGTCGGAATTACCGGAACACAAAATGAAGTAATCACAAATGGCATTCTTCACGTTTCGCAGGTCCATCACCACAATATCCTGGCCTTTCTTTTCCTGCATGCCGCGCACGACGAAATCGCGCATTTCTTCGGCACTGAACATATTTTCAGGGGTACTTATCATGCTTTCGGTTTAACATTGCAAATCGGGTCATTCAGCGGGTGCATTACCGATAGACGTTAAACACGTCTGCCGCACCATGGTTCGACCCATTCCTCTTTAAATCTAAACAAAGTTTTGTACAAAATCTATCCCAAAACGATTTTCACCGGGCAAATAGTCCATTACCTGCCAAGCTGTCAGTCTACCAACGATGAAGCCGCCGGTTTGATTGCCCACAGCGACCCCGCCGAAGGAACACTGGTCATTACCGATCAGCAAACCGCTGGCCGGGGGCAGCGTGGTAATCAGTGGGAAGCGCAGACCGGACAGAACCTTACCTGCTCGCTTATTTTACACCCGACTTTCCTGCGGGCCACCGAACAGTTCTGGCTCAACATGGCTGTTTCGCTCGGTATCTATGACACCTTACATCCGCTCCTCGGCGAACGGGCGTCGGAACTGCGCATCAAATGGCCAAACGATATTTACGTAGGCACGCGCAAGATGGGCGGTATTCTGATTGAAAACGGCGTGCAGGGCTATCAGCTGGCAACGTCGATCATTGGCATGGGCCTGAATATCAATCAGACTCAGTTTGGTTATTCGACAGCCACTTCCCTTCAGCAGGAAGCGGCTCTGCCCGACGGTTACGACTTGCCGGGGCTACTTGGCCAGCTTTGTGAAAAACTGGAAGCGCGTTACCTGCAACTGCGAACAGGGCAACGCGACGCAATTCGTGCCGCGTACCTACAAACGCTCTATCGCTATCAGCAGGAAGCACCGTACGAAGCGAACGAAGAGCGCTTCAGCGGCACTATAACCGGCGTCGATGAAGCCGGACGGCTCATCATCAACGAATACGGCCGGGAACGGGTGTTTGGGTTTAAGGAAGTAATCTTTTTGTAAAGAGCGAAAGAGCGATTGTCCTAGACGACCGCTCTTTCGCTCTTTATTTCAAAATCCCCTCTTCCACTGGTGTGCCGATGTTACCGCTGGGTTCCAGCACGTTCAGGATGGCAGTGATCGTCGGGGCAATGTCGTGAATGTGCGTCCGGCGGAACGTATGGCCGGGTTTCACCCCCCAGCCGTAGAGTAGAAAGGGCACATGAGTGTCGTAGGCGTACGTCGTGCCGTGGGTCGTACCCCGGTTGCGACCTTCGATCCAGCCCGGCTGCTGCAATACATAGAAATCACCGCTCCGATTAGGGTAGTACACGTTGCGGAACATGTTTAGCTGAATTTCGGGAATTGCTTCGGCCCCCAGGTTGTGCAGATTTATAACGTTGGCAATCCCGTTGAGTTTGATGAGTGCGGGCTGTAGCAATTCATACACCTGCTGCATCGGAATTTTCTTCTCAGCGAACAACGGCTGATTTAGATAAACCTGCTGGTTCAGGTATGTGAGCATCCATTTGCCAGGGCCATACGCCTTCTCCAGCGTTTCACGAATTACTGTAC is part of the Spirosoma rhododendri genome and encodes:
- the rsfS gene encoding ribosome silencing factor — translated: MISTPENMFSAEEMRDFVVRGMQEKKGQDIVVMDLRNVKNAICDYFILCSGNSDTQIDAISTSVEEEVYKLSKQDPWHKEGKLNREWILLDYVDVVAHVFKKDRREFYDLEQLWGDAEIQRIAEDTQVAA
- a CDS encoding biotin--[acetyl-CoA-carboxylase] ligase, whose product is MYKIYPKTIFTGQIVHYLPSCQSTNDEAAGLIAHSDPAEGTLVITDQQTAGRGQRGNQWEAQTGQNLTCSLILHPTFLRATEQFWLNMAVSLGIYDTLHPLLGERASELRIKWPNDIYVGTRKMGGILIENGVQGYQLATSIIGMGLNINQTQFGYSTATSLQQEAALPDGYDLPGLLGQLCEKLEARYLQLRTGQRDAIRAAYLQTLYRYQQEAPYEANEERFSGTITGVDEAGRLIINEYGRERVFGFKEVIFL